CCCAGACAGAATTTCCAGATCCCCGAGTTTCATAACTTGCCCTTTTTTGGGCACTGAACCAAGTCTTACTATTTGTGTTATGACTTGGTTTGTCTCCCCTGTGCTGCCCATACATAATTCCTCTAAACAGTTTTCACATATTTCCTGTTTATTTCCATATTATGGAGGCTCATGTTTTGCTGGAACTATGCCTTGATTTTTGTTGGACTTCAGTGTATACTGATCTATTACTGTATCTGCCAGGAATGTACTGGTATAAACTTAATAAATACTGCACTCACAAACCCAATGGTTAACCAATCACATAGTTTTTGTCAATTTTTCATTGACAACAACACATCATTAAAGTAGGTGGTAGATTCTGCCAGTTCCTAGTACTGTGTCAAAACCGGCTGCTGACAAAACAAGCACCAttgagaataataataataatgatgaccTTAATGGATataaaattttcaaagtatGTTATTGTCAGCTTTCTAATCTGAAATAAGTGACCAGGCATACTATAAATTTTGTCAAAGAATGGTAGAGCCATAGAAGACTTAAGATCTGAGAGAGTTTGGGACAGAAAGGAGAATAATACTTATACTGCCACCACTCAGGGGAATGGCTCACTGCCATTTCAGCAGCACACTGAGAGAGACTAAAATTGCAGAAACACATGGTTAAATCACTCACCTGTAAGATGTAGGTCACAGGTATGTCTTAGACCATTTCCAGAAGGCTGCTTAGCTCTTTCATAATTCTATGgtaacaggttaaaaaaaataaatttgcctgaaaaaaggtatttatatgcttttattgttttatgTTAAGTTATACAATTTGAAAGCAGTATATCCTGAGTGAACACTTGCAATAATTGGTTGTCTTTTAACTCTGTTTTCTGCATAATATAAATACTAAATCAATCACCAAGATACTGTTGTCAGTACTgttaggattatttttttggcCAAAGTATCTTGTCACTGTTGAGCACATATCCAGTGTAAACTTAAATATAGTACTAAATGCTTACAACCCTACAGAGACAGGCCAGTTACCAAACAAGTGTAAGCCCAAAGAATTTACCAATTCAGTCTCAAAACAGATGCTAGAGAGACACCCAGTGGTACAAAactgtgtgcacacatgcacacactatatatataaaaaatatcctGTCTTCAATGTCTCAAGAAGTGAGAAGCTATTATAACAACACCATTTTTGTTCAAATGTTTAGGTTATaatgaaacaaatgcaaaacagcaCTTGTACACATTCCTATGTCATCTGTTTCTTTATCTAACAAGTATTTATTATCTTGTCCTCCTGATTTTAATTCCCAACTTTCATATGTTCGTGGAATAATACATGaagatttttaaactgtattaagTGTAGATTAACAGACTTAACTACAAActtttaatgtatatttaaaagaaatctgaaagtaTTGACATGTGAAAAAGAAGAACTtaaccaaaaaaccaaagcctTAACTGAAAAGCCAAGATAActgcttatatatatatacacacacacaccccccattAGCAGACTGAGCTGCAAGATATCTAAGCGCTTCATGATCTATTTTAACTACATAAACAGTATTTGGTAGAATTTTGGTTGTGATTTTAGGTCCATAGGAAAAAGTGTCAGTTGGCTAGAGAGTTGTAGTAAAGTTACATTGAGTAGCCTTCCTCGTAATGTTTGGCTTCTCTGAACACATACTCTGAATTTCCACTAAACCAAGGGAGACCCTTTCTTTTCGacaacaaagaaaactgaagaggaatcaaagtcagaaagaaagagacttAAATGATTAAATCAGTACTGGGTTTCTGAACTTTATTATAACTGGGTAATGAGACAGTTTATGAAGTGCCTGTTCCAAATCTTAATATGCATGCAACAATGAAGAGTTATGTTTTCAAGTTCTAAAGTTACTACCAAAGTATAAAATGCTACTTCTTCAAAGAATAGCTCTCTTCAAACACTTACCAGAGAAATTATtacaaattaaataagaaaaatgtaaaaaaattccCAAGACATGCACAGATTTTATCTCATTTAGGTCCTCAAAATGTCAgtaattaatttctgatttttttttttaaccctcaGACACTGATTGCAGTGACAGAATCCTGTTCTTCATTTCTCATGCAGTAATTCCTTTACATGCTACAACCACATTTGGTTCTTATGTCCCAGGCCTCAAGGTCATCTCACTGAATTACTGGAAAATAATCCACATCACATCTTATCCTGTCATTTAGTTCACACTGAAAATATATTCCCTGATTTTTCTATCTTGAAGTAGGTGAGTATGAGTATTCATGTGTGcttatacatatatacactATAGTTCCTCCCAATCCCAAATCATTATGTTTACTTCTGTTTTACAAATAAGGAACACTCCAAATAATAATCACAAGAAAACTCCCAAGTAGACTACATATCCACGAAAAGTCAAACTGAAATTGAATCTGAAGCTCAACTATACAAAATGCTATCAGATTATgctaaaaaaatatcaaatttgAAATCTCTTCATGGGTTACTCAATTAAAAATGGGGACTGAATTTATTAAATGAATTAACAGTACTAGTTCTAAACATGGACCTTTTCTGTTTATCTGCCTGAAGCATCCTCTACCATGATCCTTTGAGCTTTTCCAAACAAATCAGTACAGTTTCTCATAAATCTTTATATACCTCATATACTGTTCCAACAGCACAAGGCAATGTTCCATGACCTTGACACTTGTCTAGAATCCAGGCTGCTTCATAATAATCCTCATTCCTAAAccagtgaaaaacaaataagaaattcttaaaggaaaacagatttggTGACCTGATACGCCAGACTATCAGAGAAAGCAAGCCAATATCAATAAGCAGTGGCAGTCAAATCTAGTCCACACTCTTATGGGCCTTTCCTTGAACTTCAAGCAACCAGTGAAATGGCACAGTTCAGCTCTCTAAACACAGCATTCCAACCTTCCATCTGGGAGAAAGAGAATGATATGCCCCTCAACAAGGTGGAAATTAAAATCCTGTTTGTTCATTCATTTTGAGCCTCAGCATTTCTGGTAATTACTCAGCAACTTTTCAGTGAGAgccttctaatttttttccaaattatagTCGGCTTTAATTAGCAGAATGTTATCCACCTTCAATAAAATCACAGTGATTAGTACTATGCACTCCAcacatgaggaaaaaaccccacacatatAGTTTTTATAAAGGATGAATGTCTATAGTAAAATTACAGCAGGCAACTGACTGCATACACAATGAAACTGCTGCTCCAGAGATCTTACTACTCAGTGGTACTGCAAGCACCAGCACCACTGAGTAACTTCAGTATAAATACCTTAACATAGAGCTTGACAGGGATACTAAATTGGTCACATTTGAGTcaattaagaaattatttacaaacCTGAGTAACTGTGCCTAAAGTGTCTTAAATAGAAGACATTCTAGAAGCCTAGAAGTTTATAATTTGCAACTACTTTTATTATTAATGCTGTCTAATGAAGCTGATAAACGTGCTCAttcagtctttattttaaaactaatgaaTCATAATCCTTCTGGTCTTTAAAATTGACAGTGatgtgttaaaaagaaaagattcataGTATGTTCTTTTATGGTTAAGGAACATATAAAAGTAGTACTTGAATTTCATAGTCACTTTAACAGTTTTTTGATGGCATGCTCTGTGTCAAAGCCTGAAAAGTCAGCTGCTTAGCACTAGAAGTATTGTACAGTGAATTTCCTGATGTACATGTGATCTTAGAATGACACATAACTATTTTTCTGTCAAGTATTTACCTGGTTTATTTATATAATACACTGTATTCCATGTGGTCACCCTTTATTCTCTGTCACCCTTACAGACTGTTGACTAAAGGGGTTAGGCAGGTGGAGAAGTCACTGACTTACCTGCACaggaacaaacagaaacagcagaaattctTTTCTGGAGCAGCTTACTGGGACAGATCTTGACTCAAAGAACTTCTTTCTGCTCAGGACACTAGGAGAGAGTGAATTCATTGAAATGTTCCCTTAGTAAATTATGCATGAGATATCCCTCCATAACAGATAATTTATTCAAATTCTTTAAATCCTTTAACATCTTTCAACTGATCCTGTGGAGCACATTGTACAAGCACAAGCCTGCACACACGTGCATCTTTGAAGGGCTGAGACTGTTATCAAAAATCGATGATACACGTTTCTGGTTTCTACTATTAACACATTTGATTAACTAACTTTCTGAGGTGACTGAAAGTTAGCCCAGCCTAAATTGAGAGGCCAccaagaaaatatgaaaagtacAACTCTTCAGTAAACATCTTAAAAGTCTGACAACTTGGACTAACCCAGTTTGGCTGCTTTTGATGTGTATTTATATAGCAGAATTTaaggggaggggttttttttctttttttacaaaggTGTGTAATAGTAACAGGCTCACCTGTTGATGCCCAGCATTGAAATCCGTTCCCCATAACTCCTCCATTGACAAACTTGCCCTCATAGTAACttccatctttaaaaaacagcttGTCATGacctagaaaataaaacagtactTGTAACCCCTTTTAACAGACAAATGTCCACCTGTTTTCAACTCAAAAGCTGAAACTGtctcatatttttctcttttacattattaaatttgtatgtatgtattgTTAGCACCTTCACATGCTTTAGACTTTTCTTAAGACTTACTATCTTAGCACCTAAACATTGACCCCAGCTGAAGGGATTTACAAAGTACATACAAGGCAGAAATCCTAAATCCATTAAATCAAATTTTTCCCTATGGGCTCTAATGGGACAGAATGGAATCAGTTATTTAAACTCTTGAAGTCAAGAACCTGACTTTCCCAGCAGGCTGTAAGCTCTACAGCTATGCTAGTTTTACAGGTAATGATCATTTACTGTATTGTGTAAAAAGAGGGATCTGTCTGCCTTCTTGTTCTGTCTTATAGCATGCAAAAGGTTTAAAGACTACAAACtactctatttaaaaaaaaaaaataaaggaaactaAAAGGACTGTGGAAACTGAAAGGATTGTTGCAAGCTCAATTCCCTTATGCTCCTCAGGTGAGGACCCTGAGTACACCCGAGGTGCCCCAATTCCTCTGACAAGACCCACCTGAGGCCTCTACACACACCCTGCCCATCACATTAAAAGAGAAGTGACATTATTTAAACAATTAAAGTCTAAATTGAATACTTAATAACTAGTAATGCAAAAGCACTAATTTTACTCAGCTAtacctattttaaaatttcagtataAACAACATTTATGTGaagataaatatattattttgctttttatattaaCTTTACATTGTAATGGGCAGCCAGGTTCTTAAACATCTAGAGGTTACAAGTGTTAGACTACACAGACAGCCAGAAGCTAAAGCACCAGCGACTACGCTACTTTTGCGTAAAACAAGAACGctagcacagaaaataaagcaaacccaTAAGACGAGACGCGCTTGTATTTACATTAGCCTAAACACAGGAGCGCGGGCTTAGCGTCTCTTCGTCTTAACGAGAGACCGGACTTCGCGGTCGCAGGAGACTCGTCCTCGGCTCCTCCAGGCGAGGGGCCAGGCTGAGGCGGCGCAGCGGGACCTGCCCCGGAGGAGGCTGGCTACCACACACCCCGAGGCGGGAAGGCGACGGGGAGCGACAGGAGACTGCGCTCGCGCCACCTCACACCCGGCGCCATCTGCCCCGCGCAGGCCCCGGGCACCGCCCACGGCTACGGCCTCCTCGCGCTCATTGGCTGCGCGGGAGCGCGGGGCGGAGTGCCCCGGGGCAGCAGGGCGGGCTCGCGCCTGCGCAGCCGCTAAAGGGCACACAACCCGCACCAGCTCGGTTCCTGCTGGCTGCGTCCCGCCCGCAGCGCGGCCTTCAGGCACGCTTCCCTCTGCCGGTAGCGTCAGCAGCTGCCTGTAGCCGGGACCGCGACCGcctgcctttctctctctcccgGCTGCCCTCGCGTACCGCCACCTATCTCCCGCCTCACTGCTCAGCGCCGCGGCAACGCCCACTTCCCCCCACGGGGCCAGTGGCGGGGCAGTACTGAGTCTTTATCCCGTCCCTCTCGCCCCGGAAGCGGAAGTGAATTTCTCCCCGCTAGTGACGCTATATTGGGTGTTGTGgaagtggggggagggggaacgGAAGGAAGAACCCGGCTCGGGCGCCTGTGAGTAGCCGGTGCCCCGCGTCGGCGTCTGGGGGCCCGGGAGGGGCGGGAGCTTGCGCCTCCGAGCCGGGCGGCGTGCGGGCAGCTCGGCGGGCGGAGGCCGCGATAGGCCCCGGCGGGACGGCGCCTTGAGCGAGGGGCCCCTCCGGGAGCGCGGGGGCTTCTTCGGGCTCGACGACCACTGCCGTCATCCGCGGCCTAGGCGGTCTTTGGGCCGCGCTGCCGGTCGCCGCCTTCCGGCTGCGGAGACcgcggggctgctgctgggcgcGCAGGGCCGGCCGGAGGGCTCCCGGGGCCTGCCGGAGGGCTCGTTTTTCCCTCTCGCCGAGCCGCTCCCTGTCCCGGGGCCGTGCCCGGGCCCTCCTCACCTCAGCGGGCCCTCGCTGCCTCGAGCGCCTCTCGTTCTGGTCTCTGTGCCAAAACTGTGCCAACCTTCGCgcgctttgattttttttttttccccaaagcgTCCAGTATCGCTTTTGTCCAACAGCGTTTGGCCTTAGCTAGTGCTCAGGGTGCGTGACGTCCACGTTTCCAGGTAAATGCGAGGAGCGCAGGTGCCATGCAGCTCCTGCTGTTTAGGCAGTAGTGACTTTCTGACAGACAAGGCTGCTGTTGTAACGGATAAAACTAAACAGTGCCTTTTTTAGGATAAAAAAACCAGTGTGCACAACCGATGGGTTATTTTCCAGGGGTTGTCCATTCACCTTGTTATTAATAAATTACTTCAGTGTGTTACTCTTCAAAGACCTTTCCCCTGTGTGATAAAGAAACTTGTATGAGCGGTGATGTGATTTTGCTAGTGATGTgcttcatttgtattttaaatctaagaaaaaaatctgtattacgATCAGAGAGTTGTCTGAAAATTCTGTGCCTCTCTGTATGTGATGATGTGAAGCATAAGTTAAATGTCTTTACTGCCCCAGGTCctgccatttttaaaaactcgGCAATACAGTGGTATTTGTGATGATATTACCATAACAATTGTGGTAAAAAGCATAATTGTTGAAGGTCATGCATTCGCCCACTTGGTATTTTTCAGCGTTCAGAAAAACGTTTTAATGTGGTTTACTTTTAGCAGCAGTCTGTGTTCTCCTAGTAGCAAGCTATTCAATTGTTTGTTATATTAATCTTCGTATATCTTTCTGATTATTGGCTTTGCTGAAATGGCAGAAGCCATTTAAGTTATCATAACTTATGCTGAACAGTAAAGTCTGATGTTACATGATGAAAGAGGGATTGCTACTGTTTAGATGTAGTTACTCCCTTAAACCGATGAGATCTGACTCGTGTTCTTAACTGTAAACTACCTTCCAAGCAATGCCAAAGACTGCTTTTCTTGATAATTGTCACAGATGTTCTTTTAAGTGAAGCTTTAAAGTGATAAGAAATATTAACCTAAATTATGTCATGTGATAAACTTCAGTCTATGCTACTTAAACTGAGCCAGTGAGaggtttcttttcagtaaaacagGCAGTGGTAGCTGGTTGTATTTCCCGGTCTGCTATGGAAGAACTGTATGTATGATAAACAGTCATACATAACCACATAGAATGTAATTTAGGCAAAGGGCCTACTTCGTCATAAAGCCATCAGTGGCGTTACCTACACATGATTTGTTGCTTGATCTGCATAGGTTACCGTTTAGGTAATGGTATGTCTATCTATAGCCCGTATTTGCTGTGGAGGTATCTGTAAATTTAAGAATATGAGAGGTTTGATATTAGTGATTTTTAGAGAATTGCTATCTGATCAATAGattgaatatatttttgttatggCTTTATGCGTCaggacatttaaaaaacccccaaaataaagcacaaaattaTGCTCAGGAAATAATGCTGAGTAACTTCTTGCTTCTGCAGTGCAGTGAATGGAGAGAATAATAATTACTTCCTTTTCCCTGTAATGAAGAAGTCTCTATCTATATTGTATGGGtttctatttgatttttttttttaactatagcTTGAATTAAAGTGGACTGCAGCTCCTGAAGCCTCATAACAAATCCCCTTATCTTTTGAAGTGTAACAGGACTCCTTTTTTCTACTTACTAATGATTCCACAGGATGTagtctgtatattttttttctgtaagcatCTGAAAATTTAAGGCTCTGTGCCTCTCCAGACTGTACTTGgtctcaaattattttttgtggcAGTCACTGTATTGCAGCATCTaagataatttaaatttttctgaTTTAGTAATGTTTCATATATGTTTATTATCATCTCAGGCTCTTGAGGTATTAATATAGGGCTGAAAGTACGCCCACTGTCCCTGGGTTGTGTAGTCCCACCCACAGATGAGCACTCCAGGAAGTAATGTCAGGGATTGCTTTTGGTGATGtggcaaaaatgtttctttttagaatccattttattttggttgtttTATGTCTTGAAGTGAACTGTAAGACTTTGTTGAGcttaactgaaaatataaagatttttaaatcgGTAACAGAAGCATGTACTAAAAAATAATTCCcttggttaattttttttacctgaatTCAGAATCCTGGCCCTTCTACTGTACAGTTTTGCTCATGCATAAAACTTTTCTGTGGCTACTGAGCTCTTCATGTTCAAGAGAGAGATAAACTCATTGAATAATTCTAGCAGTGTGCAGTGTTTTGGTTTAGGTACTTATAGTAGAGGTTTTTTGTCTGTAACCGCTCATGTACAGCATCCTGAACTTAAATGTCACTACCTAGTTACTCAGTACTTAAAAATCctaagcagcttttaaaaaaatatttattttggttctGTTCTTTGCCTTTAGAAACTGAGGTGACAGGAGGGTGGTGCTGCAGTTCGTATCTCAAGGCTTAGATGTTATAACTCAGCTCCTGCCTTATCAAGGTGAAGATGTCTAACAAGGCTCATTCCTGCATTTCTGTATggacttgttttttccttccctaaaaTGGATTGGATCCTGTCTTGCCTTTGTAAAATacccttttctttgctttcataaCAATTTCTTCTGGAAATTAACTTCTTTTGGAATAAACATCCTCTCTTTAAgaatacttcattaaaaataatttgtttcaaacaGGGCAAGAGTATCATATGTAAATACTGGTTCCAATAATGCACTGTAAAGCTTCCCCGAgcttagatttttgttttaaatgttaccTACGTATCATGTTTTGTTTCCACAGCAACCATGTCAGAAGGGGACAGTATTGGTGAGTCAGTTCATGGAAAGCCTTCTGTCGTCTATAGATTTTTCTCAAGACTTGGACAGGTTGGTTTTCTATAGGGTTTTTCTGACTCTGTTAGAAGCAGGTCTCAGTGCAGCTTCTTAAACTCATTACTTTTTGGATGAATTGTTGAAACACTAAAACCTGTacaaaagatttcttttgaagccttttaaaaatagataacaTTATAATACATAgcttaatgaaatatttaatatgcGTATGTGTGACATTGCAGAGTGAAAATATATGTTGTTATTGTCAAAAATGAGGAGTAACTTCACATTTCATGTTAGATTCATCTTAAGGAAAGTAAACTTgcataaaatattgaaaatttaaattgctttaTGATGCCCAAAgcattaagaatttttttttctttgtaaaaatataGAACTTTTCAAATGCTTGTAAGTGTGTGTTTTGTAttctttattataaataaaCTTAATTAATGTTTCACATTACTCTCCTTCCCAAAATACTTTTCACAAATGCTTACTATTTCTAATGCCACTCTGTAATAAACATAATTCATTGTGCATCATGTATTTTACAGATGTACACTTTATATTTCTTCCTAGATCTACCAATCCTGGCTAGACAAATCTACTCCATATACTGCAGTGCGATGGATTGTAACTTTGGGTCTGAGTTTTATCTACATGATTAGAGTTTATTTACTGCAGgtaagaaaactgaatttactGCTAAAGTAGTTTTAGATATCATTGCTGTTCTATTTTTTGTGTTAGGAGAGTTTTTGAAATACGGTGTTATTTTGGAGTTACACATGGTATCGTGTAGCATGCAGTAGAAGGTAGATTAGCCTGAAGAAAGAGCACATCTTGTTGGTGTTAACCTTGGTGCTTCAGAGCGGAAAATGTGCAAATGTTTGGGGATATTCTTCTGATGGCAACAGAAAGTGGAACTATTCCATTAATTGTGATGAAATTACATAATAAACCTCTGAAAACTCTGTGGCAATTaagtttttactttttatttttaaagctatgtaACAATATGTTTGGGAGCCAGTGGTTACCTTCTGTCATGCAAACCATAAAGAATTGCTTTTTCGGCGTTTTTATCACTGCAGGCCAGTGGCAGACCGTATCTCCACTAATCAGATGCCTCTATTTCATGCCAATCTGCAGTTCAGTTAAGAACTTGAGAATTGTTATTCCCAAAAACCTGAAGATTACAGATTGAATGTTAAAGCTATGCAGGTGGTAGTAATAGGAAGATTTAAGAGACTGAAGCCTGCAAAGATGATTAAAACAGTGATGGTTTTATGCTGTTTACttattttatgctgcttttctgatgaCCGAATACCTGACAAAAGCTTTCATATTAAATCCATCAATACATGAGGGATTTCCGCTACTCTCATGTTCTAAAGGCTTGTTTTGATTAATGTATTAGGTTTACAGTAGTAGACCTTAGAAAATGTGTAGCTTAAAAAGGctcattttttttgtattgcagTAAGTTTAGTCAGTATTTAGgtagctttaaaagaaaactgttgcaTATGTTATCTGTCAGTACGCAGATAGAAGAAGTAGATTCATAAAGGTGATTTCATGTTTTTCTAGAGTCAGAATGcttattttatacagtgaaaatttttaatatttttataatgagTCCAGAAAACCTATTGTGTTAATGTGAGGATGTGGAAAAGCACTTCtcaaggaagcaaaaaaaaccaggtTGTTTGATAAATCAGTATCTGAAAATGGTTTTCAGGAAGACTTTAATCTtagctcttttttcctccctgcttcaGGGTTGGTACATTGTGACATATGCCTTGGGAATCTACCATCTAAATCTCTTCATAGCTTTCTTGTCGCCAAAGGTAGACCCCTCTTTAATGGAAGATTCAGGTATGACGAATAGTTCATTTTGCGATAATTTTGAACTTAGTTAAACTTCCAGCTCTTTTTGTCTGATGCAGTAGTGTACAGATGTGCAACTTTAGTATGATCCAATGGTATTTTTAGACTTGAAAACAATCTATACAACTTGACATCAGGAGTTACtataaaatttgtctttttttccccagggcttGAACATATTCCATATTGTATTAGTTTTCTATGTTTTGAAAGAACGTTTATGTGACTTAAGTTCTCCCCATAGTAACTCAAGCGACCTGGCAGTCATTTGTTACctattttcttttgggaaatCAGGGTTAAGTTACATTAGAACAGCCACTGGAATCTGTGTGTAACAgtgaaaattcttttctttttttttttttaaagacaaaaaaaatctgcagtccGAACAGTGTGGAAAATTAGTGTAAgggggtttgtggtttgtttttttttttctgtttttttcagatgatgGTCCTTCCTTACCTACAAGGCAAAATGAAGAATTTCGGCCTTTCATTAGAAGGCTCCCAGAGTTTAAATTCTGGTGAGTGGATCCATCTGCTTATGCTctgtttttggaaaaaataaatatctgcatCAAATTAGTGGTAGCTGAGGTTGAAGGATTAAttgttaatattatttttaaggcaCTCTGCCACTAAAGGAATCCTGGTTGCTATGGCATGTACGTTCTTCGAGGCTTTCAACGTTCCTGTTTTTTGGCCAATCCTTGTGATGTACTTCATTATGCTATTTTGTATCACTATGAAGAGGCAAATCAAGGTAACTTGCCAAGTAATAGACAGTAGCATTTCTGATGTAAGAATTTACAGTATTGTTCCACTTGAGCACTTCAGAGGTATTAAATGTATTGCACGCACCTCTTTTGCTAGAGAGACTTGAACAACTAACTCTTGAACTAACATTCAAGTGTTCATTGAACACGTTAGTTCATGTTGCATATTTGCAACTCTGACAAATATTGACAATGGGGAACAAAAGTACTTGGTAAAAGAAGTCTTCATGTGCTACATTACAAAAATGTTACGCTTGCTTTCAAAAGGTTTTGATCTCAGAattcaatatctttttttatacaGGATGAGTCTTATAATTTCTCATCCACTTTCTTCAGTGAACTAAggctatttttaatgaagagatCTTGTAGCATCTCTGATGGGTGAAAAGGGAAGTTCTGACAAGTTGGTACAAGAAAGTagaaggagagaaggggaagaagaacatAGGGAAGTAATTAAGAACGTTTTT
This DNA window, taken from Grus americana isolate bGruAme1 chromosome 21, bGruAme1.mat, whole genome shotgun sequence, encodes the following:
- the MORN1 gene encoding MORN repeat-containing protein 1 isoform X2 gives rise to the protein MLGINSVLSRKKFFESRSVPVSCSRKEFLLFLFVPVQNYERAKQPSGNGLRHTCDLHLTDVFEHRALPQNVGSNYH
- the RER1 gene encoding protein RER1; amino-acid sequence: MSEGDSIGESVHGKPSVVYRFFSRLGQIYQSWLDKSTPYTAVRWIVTLGLSFIYMIRVYLLQGWYIVTYALGIYHLNLFIAFLSPKVDPSLMEDSDDGPSLPTRQNEEFRPFIRRLPEFKFWHSATKGILVAMACTFFEAFNVPVFWPILVMYFIMLFCITMKRQIKHMIKYRYIPFTHGKRKYKGKEDVGKTFAS